A single Sandaracinaceae bacterium DNA region contains:
- a CDS encoding adenylate/guanylate cyclase domain-containing protein — protein MTADPSNAAPPRARFPIGLKLGLLATLLAVAPLSVVGFVLIDVNADAVESLSREVQLLALEDITRTVDQEIVEAQDALDMMGSLFADPSLDDATRMTVLRAMVTGQESVDHVALYDVEGNRVAVIAEEGLEHIEPPETLPEAMRAQIEQLHAATGPVERYGGEPRVPLAVRIRVDDRTTGYVLSLVDLEDVQQRVERLADGHFNGIDDALLLVDRDLRTVAHPDRERAVSLASAEDEGILRDVDPALLGPRFSQSGEFDGADGEEMLGSAVGLTTQPWTAIAQVPQSIAYASITRMTRIVFLVVAIAIVLALLLGLLMARRISAPLGRLTHYATQLAERRFDARVDVSTSDELAVLAHSMNRAAEDLQASEEQLAKEAAIRGDLGRYLSPELVDQIVQRKADMDLGGRRRPVTVMFADVVGFTPLTEQLDPEHVVTILNELFTIQTDIIFRHGGTVDKFIGDCVMAMWGAPREHPDHARRALDAAEDMLSWLETGNERWEQQYGVTVQLAIGVHTGVAVVGNIGSEKRMEYTAIGDMVNVAARLEAMARPNQILVTEDVRRAAPDFDYADAAEHSLAGREQPIRLYEVQW, from the coding sequence ATGACGGCTGATCCGAGCAACGCTGCGCCGCCGCGCGCCCGGTTCCCGATCGGCCTGAAGCTCGGGCTGCTCGCCACCCTGCTCGCGGTGGCGCCGCTCTCCGTGGTCGGCTTCGTGCTGATCGACGTCAACGCCGACGCGGTCGAGAGCCTGAGCCGCGAGGTGCAGCTCCTCGCGCTCGAGGACATCACCCGGACCGTCGATCAGGAGATCGTCGAGGCGCAGGACGCGCTCGACATGATGGGCTCCCTCTTCGCCGATCCGAGCCTCGACGACGCGACGCGCATGACCGTGCTCCGCGCGATGGTCACGGGGCAGGAGTCGGTCGATCACGTCGCGCTCTACGACGTGGAGGGGAACCGCGTCGCGGTCATCGCCGAGGAGGGCCTCGAGCACATCGAGCCGCCCGAGACCCTGCCCGAGGCGATGCGCGCGCAGATCGAGCAGCTCCACGCGGCCACCGGGCCGGTCGAGCGCTACGGCGGCGAGCCGCGGGTGCCGCTCGCGGTGCGCATCCGGGTGGACGATCGCACGACCGGCTACGTGCTCAGCCTCGTGGACCTCGAGGACGTGCAGCAGCGGGTGGAGCGCCTGGCCGACGGGCACTTCAACGGCATCGACGACGCGCTCCTGCTGGTCGACCGGGACCTCCGCACCGTCGCCCACCCCGACCGCGAGCGCGCGGTGAGCCTCGCGAGCGCGGAGGACGAGGGGATCCTGCGCGACGTCGACCCCGCGCTGCTCGGGCCGCGCTTCAGCCAGTCGGGGGAGTTCGACGGCGCGGACGGCGAGGAGATGCTCGGCTCCGCGGTCGGTCTGACCACCCAGCCCTGGACGGCCATCGCGCAGGTGCCGCAGTCGATCGCCTACGCGTCGATCACCCGCATGACGCGCATCGTCTTTTTGGTGGTGGCCATCGCGATCGTGCTCGCGCTCCTCCTCGGCCTCCTGATGGCGCGACGGATCAGCGCCCCGCTCGGTCGGCTCACGCACTACGCCACGCAGCTGGCGGAGCGGCGCTTCGACGCGCGGGTCGACGTCTCGACCTCGGACGAGCTGGCGGTGCTCGCGCACTCGATGAACCGCGCGGCGGAGGATCTGCAGGCCAGCGAGGAGCAGCTGGCGAAGGAGGCGGCGATCCGGGGAGACCTGGGCCGCTACCTCTCTCCGGAGCTCGTCGATCAGATCGTGCAGCGCAAGGCGGACATGGACCTCGGCGGCCGACGCCGCCCGGTGACCGTGATGTTCGCCGACGTCGTGGGCTTCACCCCGCTGACCGAGCAGCTCGACCCCGAGCACGTCGTCACGATCCTCAACGAGCTGTTCACCATCCAGACGGACATCATCTTCCGGCACGGCGGGACGGTGGACAAGTTCATCGGCGACTGCGTCATGGCGATGTGGGGCGCGCCGCGCGAGCACCCCGACCACGCGCGCCGCGCGCTGGACGCGGCCGAGGACATGCTGAGCTGGCTCGAGACCGGCAACGAGCGCTGGGAGCAGCAATACGGCGTGACGGTGCAGCTCGCGATCGGCGTGCACACCGGCGTCGCGGTCGTCGGCAACATCGGCTCCGAGAAGCGCATGGAGTACACGGCCATCGGCGACATGGTGAACGTCGCGGCGCGGCTCGAGGCGATGGCGCGGCCGAACCAGATCCTCGTCACCGAGGACGTGCGCCGCGCGGCCCCCGACTTCGACTACGCGGACGCGGCGGAGCACTCGCTGGCCGGGCGCGAGCAGCCCATCCGCCTGTACGAGGTGCAGTGGTGA
- a CDS encoding serine/threonine-protein kinase, protein MSEALAQPGEVIGGRYRVGALLGEGGMGAVYEAFQTQLNRPVAIKLLHPEIGAQQEARARFEREARVTAALRHPHTVEIYDFGEDAGRLFLVMERLEGAPLSHVMRAGLLPLARTLEIVRQVADALVAAHALPLIHRDLKPENLFIERDDRGHDRAVVVDFGLGFIAEREDADRLTSADVIMGTPSYISPEQIHMKNLGPWSDVYSLGCILYEMIAGEPPFDGAPMLLLSKHVFGEPVPPSRRNADVFVPRSLEALVMQMLSKRPAERPSAAATRAAVEQLAQTLGERERSRGAGALVERAARMVDAPAPSEPPAPVGHAAGDAQVVAVTAAMDEAVTIGLRVDGLAPLVVSSMEEIPAHAVAVLVPQGDAAIVSQLSILGRPVIAGADTSDAAHVQTLLNAGAADVVSLPLRVEQIARKVKRAVRKAKRRKR, encoded by the coding sequence GTGAGCGAGGCGCTCGCGCAGCCCGGCGAGGTCATCGGCGGCCGCTACCGCGTCGGCGCGCTGCTCGGCGAGGGCGGCATGGGCGCCGTCTACGAGGCGTTCCAGACCCAGCTCAACCGCCCCGTCGCGATCAAGCTGCTGCACCCGGAGATCGGCGCGCAGCAAGAGGCCCGCGCCCGCTTCGAGCGCGAGGCCCGGGTGACCGCCGCCCTGCGACACCCGCACACGGTCGAGATCTACGACTTCGGCGAGGACGCGGGCCGGCTCTTCCTCGTCATGGAGCGCCTCGAGGGGGCGCCGCTGTCGCACGTGATGCGCGCCGGCCTGCTCCCCCTCGCGCGCACGCTCGAGATCGTGCGACAGGTGGCAGACGCGCTCGTGGCCGCGCACGCGCTGCCGCTGATCCACCGCGATCTGAAGCCCGAGAACCTCTTCATCGAGCGCGACGACCGCGGCCACGACCGCGCGGTCGTGGTGGACTTCGGGCTCGGCTTCATCGCGGAGCGGGAGGACGCCGACCGGCTGACCTCGGCGGACGTGATCATGGGCACGCCGTCGTACATCTCGCCCGAGCAGATCCACATGAAGAACCTCGGGCCGTGGTCCGACGTGTACTCGCTGGGCTGCATCCTCTACGAGATGATCGCGGGCGAGCCGCCCTTCGACGGCGCGCCGATGCTCCTGCTCTCGAAGCACGTCTTCGGGGAGCCGGTCCCGCCGAGCCGCCGCAACGCCGACGTCTTCGTGCCGCGCTCGCTCGAGGCGCTCGTGATGCAGATGCTCTCGAAGCGCCCCGCGGAGCGCCCCTCCGCCGCGGCCACGCGCGCCGCGGTCGAGCAGCTCGCGCAGACCCTCGGCGAGCGCGAGCGCAGCCGCGGGGCCGGGGCGCTGGTCGAGCGCGCCGCGCGCATGGTCGACGCGCCGGCGCCCAGCGAGCCCCCCGCGCCGGTCGGCCACGCGGCCGGAGACGCGCAGGTCGTCGCGGTCACCGCGGCGATGGACGAAGCGGTGACCATCGGGCTGCGGGTCGACGGCCTCGCGCCGCTCGTCGTCTCCTCCATGGAGGAGATCCCCGCCCACGCGGTCGCCGTGCTCGTGCCGCAGGGCGACGCCGCGATCGTGTCGCAGCTCTCGATCCTGGGTCGACCCGTGATCGCGGGCGCGGACACGTCCGACGCGGCGCACGTGCAGACGCTGCTCAACGCGGGGGCCGCGGACGTGGTCAGCCTCCCGCTCCGCGTGGAGCAGATCGCGCGGAAGGTGAAGCGAGCGGTGCGCAAGGCGAAGAGGAGGAAGCGGTGA
- a CDS encoding LysM domain-containing protein, translated as MRVIRALASALVALVLLPCGPASAQQMQSYTVRDGDTCGSIARRVYGNSRRYDLIHQHNPELGPMPHDLAPGTVLSLPDVRTRSGAEATVTAARRQVRGQPPQAPDWDAVRVGQELDRGWRVSTGERSSADLTFQTSAVAHVREQTLVIVYGGGAQRVRREGARAVVREGSVLSRISALSGGEQLEVETPSALATLSTGEASVDVDGEGTTRVAVHQGDAAAVSRPNGSGRVRVRAGMGTRVARGRPPTPPRPLPPAPTWSADAPRTFLSLGGHGGTLRGAWGAVENAHRYRVEVARREDGRDVLAAIEVGADVTELELHRFPPGTYFVRVATIDEERFEGRPAQPVEIAILDAQIVPPGGAPAPTRAPDPFGLEALDSGLAELDFETVPEALPRAPRFSSLSVPDGVDCGETILREAGRREITCRRGDEVLGALSIEVTDVAVRALGPDGSEASASRSGAAPVVVSVEGLEDVSGLTLRGLDGATAELTDRSGGELRARVTAGETGSAAFAVVSDDALALEVGTFTLPVTETVAVEIPEEAPPPFPAAQESFGLAAFPSAVGLVDERRRGSGAHLAATLVSAEEGEAEVRTRLSAGVRLALLEDRLRVDVAAPLDLTGSATPPPGGRPSQRGSRDLYAAVGSLLFDEDAFGLAAEAGVWLPTAGDQGLDRVRLRLAVDGSMRVLGDQLILRTRQAALLDLSDDGSRLWASAYGADWRAVGPLVLGAELGLVLGDEEGFRAAGTAGLAVALDFESVVVALSGRAGFGDHALVGLGAATLAVRGQYDL; from the coding sequence GTGAGAGTCATCCGAGCCCTGGCGTCCGCCCTGGTGGCGCTCGTCCTCTTGCCGTGCGGGCCCGCCTCCGCGCAGCAGATGCAGTCGTACACCGTGCGGGACGGAGACACCTGCGGGAGCATCGCGCGGCGCGTCTACGGCAACAGCCGCCGCTACGACCTGATCCACCAGCACAACCCCGAGCTGGGCCCGATGCCGCACGACCTCGCCCCGGGCACGGTGCTGTCGCTCCCGGACGTGCGGACCCGCTCGGGCGCGGAGGCCACCGTGACGGCGGCGCGCCGACAGGTGCGCGGCCAGCCGCCGCAGGCGCCCGACTGGGACGCGGTGCGGGTCGGTCAGGAGCTGGACCGCGGCTGGCGCGTCTCCACCGGCGAGCGCTCGAGCGCCGACCTGACCTTCCAGACCTCGGCCGTGGCCCACGTGCGCGAGCAGACGCTCGTGATCGTCTACGGCGGCGGCGCGCAGCGCGTGCGGCGCGAGGGGGCGCGCGCCGTGGTGCGCGAGGGCAGCGTGCTCAGCCGCATCAGCGCGCTCAGCGGCGGCGAGCAGCTCGAGGTCGAGACCCCGTCGGCGCTGGCCACCCTGAGCACGGGCGAGGCGAGCGTCGACGTCGACGGCGAGGGCACCACGCGGGTGGCGGTGCACCAGGGCGACGCCGCCGCGGTGAGCCGCCCCAACGGATCGGGCCGCGTGCGCGTGCGCGCCGGCATGGGCACGCGGGTGGCCCGCGGGCGCCCGCCCACCCCGCCTCGGCCTCTGCCGCCCGCCCCGACCTGGAGCGCCGACGCGCCGCGCACGTTCCTGTCCCTCGGCGGACACGGCGGCACCCTGCGCGGCGCGTGGGGCGCGGTGGAGAACGCGCACCGCTACCGGGTCGAGGTCGCGCGCCGGGAGGACGGCCGGGACGTGCTCGCCGCGATCGAGGTCGGCGCGGACGTGACCGAGCTCGAGCTGCACCGCTTCCCGCCGGGCACCTACTTCGTGCGGGTCGCCACCATCGACGAGGAGCGCTTCGAGGGCCGGCCCGCGCAGCCCGTGGAGATCGCCATCCTCGACGCGCAGATCGTCCCGCCCGGCGGCGCCCCCGCCCCGACGCGCGCGCCGGATCCGTTCGGCCTCGAGGCCCTCGACAGCGGCCTCGCCGAGCTCGACTTCGAGACGGTCCCCGAGGCCCTGCCCCGCGCGCCGCGCTTCTCGAGCCTCTCGGTGCCCGACGGCGTCGACTGCGGCGAGACCATCCTGCGCGAAGCGGGCCGCCGCGAGATCACCTGTCGCCGCGGGGACGAGGTGCTCGGCGCGCTGTCGATCGAGGTGACCGACGTCGCGGTGCGCGCGCTGGGTCCGGACGGCTCGGAGGCGAGCGCCTCCCGCAGCGGCGCCGCGCCCGTCGTCGTCTCCGTCGAGGGGCTGGAGGACGTCTCGGGCCTGACCCTGCGCGGCCTCGACGGCGCGACGGCCGAGCTGACCGACCGCAGCGGCGGCGAGCTCCGCGCGCGCGTGACCGCGGGCGAGACGGGCTCGGCCGCGTTCGCGGTGGTGAGCGACGACGCGCTCGCGCTCGAGGTCGGCACCTTCACGCTGCCGGTGACGGAGACGGTCGCGGTGGAGATCCCCGAGGAGGCGCCGCCGCCCTTCCCCGCGGCCCAGGAGAGCTTCGGGCTCGCCGCCTTCCCGAGCGCGGTCGGGCTCGTCGACGAGCGTCGACGCGGCAGCGGCGCCCACCTCGCCGCGACCCTCGTCAGCGCCGAGGAGGGCGAGGCCGAGGTGCGGACGCGGCTCAGCGCGGGCGTGCGGCTCGCGCTGCTCGAGGACCGCCTCCGGGTGGACGTGGCCGCGCCGCTGGACCTGACGGGGAGCGCGACGCCTCCTCCGGGCGGCCGACCCTCGCAGCGCGGATCGCGCGATCTCTACGCCGCGGTCGGCAGCCTCCTCTTCGACGAGGACGCGTTCGGGCTCGCGGCCGAGGCCGGCGTCTGGCTGCCCACCGCGGGCGACCAGGGGCTCGACCGGGTCCGGCTGCGCCTCGCGGTGGACGGCTCCATGCGCGTCCTGGGAGACCAGCTGATCCTCCGCACACGGCAAGCGGCCCTGCTGGATCTGAGCGACGACGGGAGCCGGCTCTGGGCCTCCGCGTACGGCGCGGACTGGCGCGCGGTCGGCCCGCTCGTGCTCGGTGCGGAGCTGGGCCTGGTCCTGGGCGACGAAGAAGGCTTCCGCGCCGCGGGCACGGCCGGGCTCGCCGTGGCCCTCGACTTCGAGTCGGTGGTCGTCGCGCTGTCCGGGCGCGCCGGCTTCGGCGACCACGCGCTCGTGGGCCTCGGCGCCGCCACCCTGGCCGTGCGCGGCCAGTACGACCTCTGA
- a CDS encoding OmpA family protein: protein MRHASFLFAACAVVALASVAPARAQSFRLDGYRPAPTVRDGFTVERPIAPGHLRPAFDLHVDYANQPLVVDGLGPESVPYVEHLAGLHVGVALGLFDRLLVHARLPVVLALEGADAPGFPPTRGAGLSDLALGARWLLVTSDDERFALATSLVATVPTAGAAQGDQQLAGEAGVTFTPSLVGEARPVDGLQITGTVGVRFREAARLPNLEMGHEVTFGLGVGYWFLDDLLEARIETWASSSVERFGEGQTSPWETLLGVRVQPFEGFIVGLAGGPGLGRGVGTPTFRGVFSVGWTPDIGVAPTEDSAARATSGSTGGGAREEEDGATARADASPAATGTEGDDAPFQDVVPDTPPGVEPPPDPPYAARRLPAGETARRYAELDRDGDRIMDSQDRCPIDPEDFDEIADRDGCPEADADGDGVADQADHCPLTRGADGSDACAGCPERACMARGGSIVIGERVEFAVGTADIEAASLDVLRDVVSILQTNPQIERVRIEGHTDAVGNDSDNLALSTARARAIIEWLRAEGVDAERLEAWGCGEMHPVDDNARSEGRQRNRRVEFLIIVPSSGQPLREGCRAAR, encoded by the coding sequence ATGAGACACGCGAGCTTCCTCTTCGCCGCCTGCGCCGTCGTCGCGCTGGCCTCCGTCGCGCCCGCGCGCGCCCAGTCCTTCCGACTCGACGGCTACCGGCCCGCGCCCACCGTGCGGGACGGCTTCACCGTCGAGCGCCCCATCGCGCCGGGGCACCTGCGCCCCGCGTTCGACCTGCACGTCGACTACGCGAACCAGCCGCTGGTCGTGGACGGCCTCGGCCCCGAGTCGGTGCCCTACGTCGAGCACCTCGCGGGCCTGCACGTCGGCGTGGCGCTCGGGCTCTTCGATCGGCTCCTGGTGCACGCGCGGCTGCCCGTCGTGCTCGCCCTCGAGGGCGCGGACGCGCCCGGCTTCCCGCCCACGCGTGGGGCAGGGCTGTCCGACCTCGCGCTCGGCGCGCGCTGGCTGCTCGTGACCAGCGACGACGAGCGCTTCGCCCTCGCCACGAGCCTCGTCGCGACCGTGCCGACGGCGGGCGCGGCGCAGGGCGATCAGCAGCTCGCGGGCGAAGCGGGCGTGACGTTCACGCCGAGCCTCGTCGGCGAGGCGCGGCCGGTGGACGGCTTGCAGATCACGGGCACGGTGGGCGTGCGCTTCCGCGAGGCGGCGCGGCTGCCGAACCTCGAGATGGGGCACGAGGTGACCTTCGGCCTCGGCGTCGGCTACTGGTTCCTCGACGACCTGCTCGAGGCCCGGATCGAGACCTGGGCCAGCTCGAGCGTGGAGCGCTTCGGGGAGGGCCAGACCAGCCCATGGGAGACCCTGCTCGGCGTCCGCGTGCAGCCCTTCGAGGGGTTCATCGTGGGCCTCGCGGGCGGCCCCGGGCTGGGACGCGGCGTGGGGACGCCGACCTTCCGCGGCGTGTTCAGCGTGGGCTGGACCCCCGACATCGGCGTCGCCCCGACCGAGGACAGCGCGGCGCGGGCGACGTCCGGATCCACGGGTGGCGGCGCGCGCGAGGAGGAGGACGGAGCCACGGCGCGGGCCGACGCGTCGCCCGCCGCGACCGGGACCGAGGGCGACGACGCGCCCTTCCAGGACGTCGTCCCCGACACGCCGCCCGGCGTCGAGCCGCCACCCGACCCGCCCTACGCCGCGCGGCGCCTCCCCGCGGGAGAGACCGCGCGCCGCTACGCGGAGCTGGACCGCGACGGCGATCGGATCATGGACTCGCAGGATCGCTGCCCGATCGATCCCGAGGACTTCGACGAGATCGCCGATCGCGACGGCTGCCCCGAGGCGGACGCGGACGGCGACGGCGTGGCCGACCAGGCGGATCACTGCCCGCTGACCCGGGGCGCCGACGGCTCCGACGCCTGCGCGGGCTGCCCCGAGCGCGCGTGCATGGCGCGCGGCGGCTCGATCGTGATCGGCGAGCGCGTGGAGTTCGCGGTCGGCACCGCGGACATCGAGGCGGCCAGCCTGGACGTCCTGCGCGACGTCGTCTCCATCCTCCAGACCAACCCGCAGATCGAGCGGGTGCGGATCGAGGGCCACACCGACGCGGTCGGGAACGACTCGGACAACCTCGCCCTGTCGACCGCGCGGGCCCGCGCGATCATCGAGTGGCTGCGCGCCGAGGGCGTCGACGCCGAGCGCCTCGAGGCGTGGGGCTGCGGCGAGATGCACCCCGTGGACGACAACGCGCGCTCCGAAGGGCGTCAGCGCAACCGGCGGGTCGAGTTCCTCATCATCGTCCCGTCGAGCGGGCAGCCGCTGCGGGAGGGCTGCCGGGCCGCGCGCTGA
- a CDS encoding rhodanese-like domain-containing protein yields the protein MTLFRNLFASMTSARPKVDGHEVRRMVLEEDAVLLDVRTEAEFKSGHARSAINIPLQELASRRAELPRDLRIIVYCRSGGRSATAAALLSREGYEVLDAGGLDNVMTS from the coding sequence ATGACCTTGTTCCGCAATCTGTTCGCGTCGATGACCAGCGCGCGCCCGAAGGTCGACGGGCACGAGGTGCGCCGCATGGTGCTCGAGGAGGACGCGGTGCTGCTCGACGTGCGCACCGAGGCCGAGTTCAAGAGCGGCCACGCGCGCAGCGCCATCAACATCCCGCTGCAGGAGCTCGCCTCGCGTCGGGCGGAGCTACCCCGAGATCTCCGGATCATCGTCTACTGTCGGTCCGGCGGGCGCAGCGCGACCGCGGCCGCGCTGCTCTCCCGCGAGGGCTACGAGGTCCTCGACGCGGGCGGACTCGACAACGTCATGACGAGCTAG
- a CDS encoding TIGR00341 family protein, with amino-acid sequence MAEPREDAPKGASTRLRTALDFLVGSELDAPEGEPRPEALPGVFSFMRERWSQDAGGGGGAKEGTFARYRRLRKAYEAEKERQVGNFRVYESIAQASRLSKEFLALLFSACLIATFGLFASSTATIIGAMLIAPLMMPILGFALGSIWGDTRLLWRSIGTLGAGTAMVLVVSALLAAIVPGVEVTPEMAARTNPSLYDLLVAVGSGLIGAYAFVNPRISPSIAGVAIAVALMPPLCTVGIGIGLGDASVASGATLLYLSNLIGISLAASFIFWRLRVHPYSADEKDVGSRAKRNVTVSTVLMVVIALPLAWFMKEAFDLRQHHAAVRAAVVEELGDATVLSLDVQPAEAGHRVSAVLVVDAATSPGAVAELRERITAEFPDGVELSLVTMRSEAASALRLASAAGAGKD; translated from the coding sequence ATGGCTGAACCTCGCGAGGACGCGCCGAAGGGCGCCTCCACCCGCCTCCGCACCGCGCTCGACTTTCTCGTAGGATCGGAGCTCGACGCCCCCGAGGGCGAGCCGCGACCCGAAGCCCTCCCGGGCGTGTTCTCCTTCATGCGCGAGCGCTGGTCGCAGGACGCGGGCGGCGGGGGCGGCGCCAAGGAAGGCACCTTCGCGCGCTACCGCCGACTGCGGAAGGCGTACGAGGCGGAGAAGGAGCGCCAGGTCGGCAACTTCCGCGTCTACGAGTCCATCGCGCAGGCGTCCCGGCTCTCGAAGGAGTTCCTCGCCCTGCTCTTCTCCGCGTGCCTGATCGCGACCTTCGGCCTCTTCGCCAGCTCCACCGCGACCATCATCGGCGCCATGCTGATCGCGCCCCTGATGATGCCGATCCTGGGCTTCGCGCTCGGGAGCATCTGGGGAGACACACGCCTCCTCTGGCGGTCGATCGGCACGCTCGGCGCGGGCACCGCGATGGTGCTGGTCGTCTCCGCCCTCCTCGCCGCCATCGTGCCCGGGGTGGAGGTCACGCCCGAGATGGCGGCTCGCACCAACCCGAGCCTCTACGATCTGCTGGTGGCGGTGGGGAGCGGCCTCATCGGCGCCTACGCGTTCGTCAACCCGCGCATCTCTCCCTCGATCGCGGGCGTCGCCATCGCGGTGGCGCTGATGCCGCCGCTCTGCACCGTGGGCATCGGCATCGGGCTCGGAGACGCCTCGGTGGCGAGCGGCGCGACGCTCCTCTACCTGTCGAACCTCATCGGGATCTCGCTCGCCGCGTCCTTCATCTTCTGGCGCCTGCGCGTCCACCCCTACAGCGCGGACGAGAAGGACGTCGGCTCCCGCGCGAAACGAAACGTGACGGTCTCCACCGTCCTCATGGTGGTCATCGCGCTGCCGCTCGCGTGGTTCATGAAGGAGGCCTTCGATCTCCGCCAGCACCACGCCGCGGTGCGCGCCGCCGTCGTGGAGGAGCTCGGGGACGCCACTGTGCTCTCGCTCGACGTGCAGCCCGCGGAGGCGGGCCATCGCGTCAGCGCGGTCCTCGTCGTCGACGCGGCGACCTCACCCGGCGCGGTCGCGGAGCTCCGCGAGCGCATCACGGCCGAGTTCCCGGACGGCGTCGAGCTGAGCCTGGTCACGATGCGCTCGGAGGCGGCGAGCGCCCTCCGGCTGGCCTCGGCCGCGGGCGCCGGGAAGGACTGA